In Blautia wexlerae DSM 19850, a single window of DNA contains:
- a CDS encoding PTS lactose/cellobiose transporter subunit IIA, translating to MDEKFELACFQIITYVGTARTHFINAIQCAKEGKYDEAAELIKQGDEAFSLGHNAHADLLTMDANGEISNGYMLLMHAEDQLMSAEGFRILADEFIALYKRIDEK from the coding sequence ATGGACGAAAAATTTGAATTGGCATGTTTTCAGATTATTACATATGTAGGTACAGCAAGAACACATTTTATCAATGCGATCCAGTGTGCGAAAGAAGGAAAATATGATGAGGCAGCAGAGCTGATCAAACAAGGAGATGAAGCCTTTTCACTTGGACACAACGCTCATGCAGACCTTCTGACAATGGATGCAAATGGTGAAATTTCCAATGGATACATGCTTCTGATGCATGCAGAAGATCAGCTTATGAGTGCAGAAGGATTCCGCATTCTTGCAGATGAATTCATTGCACTGTATAAGAGAATTGATGAGAAATAA
- a CDS encoding 6-phospho-beta-glucosidase, translating into MGFRKDFLWGGAVAAHQLEGAYDRDGKGLSIMDVVTSGDVNTRRRITGEILKGENYPNHEAIDFYDYYKEDIRLFAEMGFKCFRTSIAWTRIFPNGDEEQPNEAGLKFYDDMFDECLKYGIEPVITLSHFEMPLYLVQEYGGWRNRKLIDFFVKFAVTCFERYKDKVKYWMTFNEINNQADIGDGFMLYANSGIVVKPEENAEELMYQASHYELVASAEAIKAGHEINPEFQIGCMIAMCPIYPATCRPEDILQAEKAMQKRYYYTDVHVKGEYPVNILKYWERKDLKIDVTEEDLAVLKQGCVDYIGFSYYMSFCTKAEPDNPEYDYRGEKDRIKNQYVKTSEWGWQIDPIGLRYSLNWFTDRYKVPLFIVENGFGAYDTLEADGSIHDSYRMEYLQHHISEMKKAVEEDGVDLIGYTPWGCIDLVSAGSGEMDKRYGFIYVDKHNDGTGDLSRRKKDSFEWYKEVISTNGENIN; encoded by the coding sequence ATGGGATTTCGAAAAGATTTTCTCTGGGGCGGCGCAGTTGCTGCCCATCAGCTAGAAGGTGCCTATGATCGAGATGGAAAAGGCTTGAGCATTATGGACGTTGTAACCAGCGGAGATGTAAATACAAGAAGAAGAATAACAGGTGAAATACTAAAAGGCGAGAATTATCCGAATCATGAAGCAATCGATTTTTATGATTACTATAAAGAAGATATCCGCTTATTTGCGGAAATGGGATTCAAGTGTTTCCGTACAAGTATTGCATGGACACGTATCTTCCCAAATGGTGATGAAGAACAGCCGAATGAAGCCGGATTAAAATTCTATGATGACATGTTTGATGAATGTCTGAAATATGGGATCGAACCAGTAATTACACTGAGTCATTTTGAGATGCCTCTGTATCTTGTACAAGAGTACGGTGGATGGAGAAACAGAAAACTGATTGATTTCTTCGTGAAATTTGCAGTAACTTGCTTTGAACGATACAAAGACAAAGTAAAATACTGGATGACATTTAATGAGATTAATAACCAGGCAGATATCGGTGATGGATTTATGCTTTATGCTAATTCCGGGATTGTAGTTAAACCAGAAGAAAATGCGGAAGAATTGATGTATCAGGCATCACACTATGAACTGGTTGCCAGTGCCGAAGCGATAAAAGCAGGACATGAGATCAATCCGGAATTTCAGATTGGCTGCATGATCGCAATGTGCCCGATCTATCCGGCCACCTGCCGTCCGGAAGATATACTGCAGGCTGAAAAAGCCATGCAGAAAAGATATTATTATACAGATGTGCATGTAAAAGGAGAATACCCTGTAAATATTTTGAAATACTGGGAAAGAAAAGACCTTAAGATTGACGTAACAGAAGAAGATCTTGCAGTGTTAAAACAGGGCTGTGTCGATTATATCGGTTTCAGTTATTATATGTCTTTCTGTACAAAAGCAGAACCAGACAATCCGGAATATGATTACCGTGGAGAAAAGGATCGTATAAAGAACCAGTATGTAAAGACAAGTGAATGGGGATGGCAGATTGATCCGATCGGACTGCGCTATTCATTGAATTGGTTTACAGATCGATACAAAGTACCACTATTTATTGTAGAAAATGGATTTGGAGCATATGATACGTTAGAAGCGGATGGAAGTATTCACGATTCATACCGTATGGAATATCTGCAGCACCACATTTCAGAAATGAAAAAGGCAGTAGAGGAAGATGGTGTAGATTTGATAGGTTATACACCATGGGGATGCATCGACCTTGTCAGTGCAGGAAGCGGTGAGATGGATAAGCGATATGGATTCATCTATGTGGATAAACATAACGATGGAACAGGAGACTTGTCCAGAAGAAAGAAAGATTCTTTCGAGTGGTATAAAGAAGTTATTTCAACAAACGGCGAAAATATTAATTAG
- the dfrF gene encoding trimethoprim-resistant dihydrofolate reductase DfrF, whose product MIGLIVARSKNNVIGKNGNIPWKIKGEQKQFRELTTGNVVIMGRKSYEEIGHPLPNRMNIVVSTTTEYQGDNLVSVKSLEDALLLAKGRDVYISGGYGLFKEALQIVDKMYITEVDLNIEDGDTFFPEFDINDFEVLIGETLGEEVKYTRTFYVRKNELSRFWI is encoded by the coding sequence ATGATAGGTTTGATTGTTGCGAGGTCAAAGAATAATGTTATAGGCAAGAATGGTAATATACCATGGAAAATAAAGGGAGAACAAAAGCAATTTAGAGAGTTAACAACGGGTAATGTGGTTATTATGGGGCGAAAGTCTTATGAAGAAATCGGTCATCCGTTGCCTAATAGAATGAATATTGTTGTTTCCACCACAACAGAGTATCAAGGAGATAATTTAGTTTCAGTTAAATCATTAGAAGATGCATTATTATTGGCTAAAGGACGAGATGTATACATATCTGGTGGATATGGACTATTTAAGGAAGCTTTGCAAATAGTAGATAAAATGTATATCACAGAAGTAGATTTAAATATTGAAGATGGAGATACATTCTTTCCAGAATTTGATATCAATGATTTTGAAGTTTTGATAGGGGAAACACTTGGTGAGGAAGTGAAATATACGAGAACATTTTATGTAAGGAAAAATGAATTGAGTAGATTTTGGATTTAG
- a CDS encoding MGMT family protein, protein MANEDKKDFNAMLHDSKDMPKFQIIIDQKSIEKYGGNKMYFAPPIDYDKVMKKVPYGKVITVGKIREHFAKLSGADFTEPITAGIFVSIVAWASYQRSEDETPYWRTLKANGELNAKYPNGIEAQKEKLEAEGHTIIQKGRKNIRYYVKDYENSLFDLK, encoded by the coding sequence ATGGCAAATGAAGATAAAAAAGATTTTAATGCTATGTTGCATGATAGTAAGGATATGCCAAAATTTCAAATTATCATAGACCAGAAAAGTATTGAGAAATATGGTGGAAACAAAATGTATTTTGCTCCCCCGATTGACTATGACAAAGTAATGAAAAAAGTTCCGTATGGTAAAGTGATTACGGTTGGAAAAATACGAGAACACTTTGCAAAATTGAGTGGTGCAGATTTTACAGAGCCGATTACAGCGGGTATATTTGTTTCTATTGTAGCGTGGGCGAGTTATCAGCGTTCCGAAGATGAAACACCCTATTGGAGAACATTAAAAGCAAACGGAGAATTAAATGCTAAATATCCAAATGGTATTGAAGCACAGAAAGAAAAATTAGAAGCAGAGGGACATACCATTATTCAAAAGGGGCGTAAAAATATACGATACTATGTAAAGGACTATGAAAATTCTCTTTTTGATTTGAAATAG
- a CDS encoding helix-turn-helix domain-containing protein has protein sequence MEHYEKKISFLGENIQTIRKHRGMKQQELADKIGINMQSLSKIERGVNYPTFDTLEKIMDVLGVTPNELLSGEWKYIDHTEPYIMDIIKREQDFNVSLDYLSENEFFDDEKECTFYKAYKLIQYIHNYITNEVTELEELMEIKQLIQRQKLERMIKVHKEMRGLDRYREQPKEYKYHDPYDDWIFRQLADIDNRNNIPDTSPQVDFNEADYEDYLKAKWNRGL, from the coding sequence ATGGAGCATTATGAAAAGAAAATCAGTTTCTTAGGAGAAAACATACAGACCATAAGAAAACACAGAGGAATGAAACAACAGGAACTTGCGGACAAAATCGGTATCAATATGCAGAGCCTTTCCAAGATTGAACGTGGCGTGAATTATCCTACCTTTGATACGTTAGAGAAGATAATGGACGTGCTGGGTGTAACGCCCAATGAATTATTGTCGGGAGAATGGAAGTATATTGACCACACCGAGCCCTATATCATGGATATTATCAAACGGGAACAAGACTTCAATGTTTCCTTAGATTACCTGTCTGAAAATGAATTTTTCGATGATGAAAAAGAATGCACATTTTACAAGGCATATAAACTCATACAGTATATCCATAACTACATTACCAATGAGGTTACGGAGTTGGAAGAACTTATGGAAATCAAGCAGTTGATACAGCGTCAAAAACTGGAACGCATGATAAAAGTGCATAAGGAAATGCGAGGGTTAGACCGATACAGAGAACAGCCCAAAGAGTATAAATACCATGACCCTTATGATGATTGGATATTTCGTCAGCTTGCGGATATAGACAACAGAAACAACATTCCCGACACTTCTCCACAAGTAGACTTCAATGAAGCAGACTATGAAGATTATCTAAAGGCGAAATGGAACAGAGGTCTTTAA
- a CDS encoding replication initiation factor domain-containing protein, giving the protein MHILDLPTDIFNVYPATIKFKTYQARWQIGDIYVSGDARKTEDNPQGLGCYLVMTGRGCDDIFRILDSRNYTFGDMFRRCERRYGRDNFHFTRLDIAIDDKNEKPFFTIEQIKKKCEKEEFISNSEGYHFDESKFDDFDTAKTVYIGAGKSGLSYRFYDKDKEVCSKHDKTLDEVGSWKRTEMQLRDDKAHVFAMTFKDRPLELGELAFGLLANNLRFVVPNRNESNKSRWKTCRFWERFLGAVEVLKLQVPKLHNSLEETQQWLTEGGVISAVKSFYFLEEHDALGGLEKVGTMLDKARYSTSLSSKLTAHLQRIDRTDLIPYIQYDTKHGKGGI; this is encoded by the coding sequence ATGCACATTTTAGATTTACCGACTGATATTTTCAATGTGTATCCAGCAACGATAAAATTCAAGACTTATCAAGCACGCTGGCAGATTGGAGATATTTATGTATCGGGGGACGCAAGAAAGACAGAGGACAACCCACAGGGGCTAGGCTGTTATCTTGTTATGACTGGCAGAGGTTGTGATGATATTTTCCGTATTCTCGACAGTAGGAATTATACCTTTGGAGATATGTTCCGACGTTGTGAGCGAAGATACGGACGGGATAACTTCCATTTCACAAGACTTGATATTGCCATTGATGATAAGAACGAAAAGCCATTCTTTACCATAGAGCAGATAAAGAAAAAATGCGAAAAAGAGGAATTTATCTCGAATAGTGAGGGCTACCACTTCGACGAAAGCAAGTTTGACGATTTCGATACCGCAAAAACCGTTTATATCGGTGCTGGAAAATCGGGATTGTCCTACCGCTTTTATGATAAGGATAAGGAAGTCTGTTCAAAACATGATAAGACGCTTGATGAAGTCGGCAGTTGGAAACGGACAGAAATGCAACTGCGTGATGATAAGGCTCATGTTTTTGCCATGACATTCAAAGACAGACCACTTGAACTTGGGGAACTGGCTTTCGGGCTATTGGCAAACAACCTACGCTTTGTCGTGCCAAACAGAAATGAAAGCAATAAGAGCAGATGGAAAACGTGTCGGTTTTGGGAACGCTTTTTAGGGGCTGTGGAAGTCTTGAAACTGCAAGTGCCGAAACTACATAATTCCCTTGAGGAAACACAGCAATGGCTTACAGAGGGTGGCGTGATTTCCGCTGTCAAAAGTTTTTACTTCTTAGAAGAACATGACGCATTAGGCGGACTGGAAAAAGTGGGAACTATGCTCGATAAGGCAAGATACAGCACTTCCCTTTCCAGTAAATTAACCGCCCACTTACAGAGGATAGACCGCACCGACCTTATCCCCTATATCCAGTATGACACGAAACATGGGAAAGGGGGCATCTGA
- a CDS encoding excisionase, translating to MNNNDIPVWEKYTLTIEEASKYFRIGENKLRRLAEENKDAGWLIMNGNRIQIKRRQFEQVIDKLDAI from the coding sequence ATGAATAACAACGATATTCCTGTATGGGAAAAATACACCCTTACCATTGAAGAAGCGTCAAAGTATTTCCGTATCGGAGAAAACAAGTTAAGACGCTTGGCAGAGGAAAACAAGGACGCTGGCTGGCTCATTATGAATGGCAACCGCATACAGATTAAACGCCGACAGTTTGAACAGGTTATTGATAAATTGGACGCAATCTAA
- a CDS encoding site-specific integrase — protein MKEKRRDSKGRILHTGESQRTDGKYLYKYVDAFGNTKYVYAWRLTPTDPTPKGKREKSSLRELEQQIRRDIEDGIDSTGKKMTLCQLYAKQNVQRANVKKSTQKQREQLMRLLKEDKLGARSIDTIKPSDAKEWALRMKDKGFSYNTINNHKRSLKASFYIAIQDDCVRKNPFDFKLSEVLENDTKEKVALTEEQEQALLSFIKTDNVYHKYYDDVLILLKTGLRISELCGLTVADIDFQNEVVIIDHQLLKSKEQGYYIETPKTKSGTRQVPLSRETIQAFQRVMKKRPKAEPFVIDGRGNFLFVNHKGKPKVAIDYTMLFVRMVKKYNKNHKDNPLPHITPHTLRHTFCTRLASKNMNPKDLQYIMGHSNISITMNWYAHASIDTAKSEVQRLIA, from the coding sequence ATGAAAGAAAAAAGACGGGATAGCAAAGGTCGTATCCTGCATACTGGAGAGAGCCAACGAACAGACGGAAAATACTTATATAAATATGTAGACGCATTTGGAAACACAAAATATGTGTATGCTTGGAGATTGACACCCACAGACCCGACACCAAAGGGAAAACGGGAAAAATCCTCACTTCGTGAACTGGAACAGCAGATAAGACGGGATATTGAGGACGGTATCGACAGCACAGGCAAGAAAATGACGCTTTGCCAACTTTATGCCAAACAGAACGTACAGAGGGCAAACGTGAAGAAAAGCACACAGAAACAACGGGAACAGCTCATGCGGTTATTGAAAGAGGACAAGTTAGGTGCTAGGAGCATTGATACGATAAAACCCTCTGACGCTAAAGAATGGGCATTACGCATGAAAGATAAAGGCTTTTCCTATAACACCATTAACAACCATAAACGCTCGTTAAAAGCGTCGTTCTATATCGCCATACAAGACGACTGCGTAAGGAAAAACCCTTTTGATTTCAAGTTGAGTGAAGTCCTAGAAAATGATACCAAAGAGAAAGTCGCATTGACAGAGGAACAGGAACAAGCCCTACTCTCATTCATCAAGACGGACAATGTGTATCACAAGTATTATGATGATGTGCTGATACTGTTAAAGACAGGACTTCGTATCTCGGAACTGTGCGGACTGACAGTAGCCGATATTGATTTCCAAAATGAAGTTGTGATTATCGACCACCAGTTATTAAAAAGCAAGGAACAGGGCTATTACATTGAAACGCCTAAGACAAAAAGCGGAACAAGGCAAGTACCATTAAGCAGAGAAACGATACAGGCATTTCAACGGGTTATGAAGAAACGCCCAAAGGCAGAACCATTTGTGATAGACGGACGGGGCAACTTCTTATTTGTCAATCACAAAGGCAAGCCCAAAGTTGCCATTGATTACACTATGCTTTTTGTCCGTATGGTAAAAAAATACAATAAGAACCATAAGGACAACCCATTGCCACATATCACACCGCATACACTACGCCATACGTTCTGTACAAGGCTGGCAAGCAAGAATATGAACCCGAAAGATTTACAGTATATCATGGGGCATTCAAATATCAGTATTACAATGAACTGGTATGCTCATGCGTCCATAGATACTGCAAAATCAGAGGTTCAGCGTCTAATCGCATAA
- a CDS encoding DUF6061 family protein translates to MRTIFAEYNPKHNSIDVYTSVGYMLRIDCWEAEKDLKTTPGSDCALNALTIDEPLEYARLYLDGNLLDVSVSQSVYIRTFYRSLI, encoded by the coding sequence ATGAGAACAATATTTGCAGAATACAATCCCAAGCACAACAGTATTGATGTTTACACCTCTGTTGGCTATATGCTCCGCATTGACTGTTGGGAAGCTGAAAAGGACTTAAAAACCACACCAGGATCAGACTGTGCATTAAACGCACTCACCATTGATGAACCTCTTGAATATGCAAGATTATATCTTGATGGAAACTTGCTTGATGTATCGGTTAGTCAAAGTGTCTATATCAGAACCTTTTATCGTTCCTTGATATAG
- a CDS encoding response regulator transcription factor: MKILLIEDDIEISEMLCSYLIAENFEVVCAADGQKACEAFDIGSYSIVLLDLMIPQITGMNVMKYIRQKSTVPIIIISAKDSDSDKTLGLGLGADDYITKPFSITEVMARIKANIRRNTEYAAVQLEQTKLVCGTLVMNLENHTVTKLGQIVELTAKEFNILRLLMENPRRVYTKAQIYSLIWNDAYMGDENAVNVHISRLRTKIEDDPRKPQVVITVWGIGYKLGEQK; the protein is encoded by the coding sequence ATGAAAATTCTCTTAATCGAAGATGATATAGAAATAAGTGAAATGTTATGTAGCTATCTTATAGCAGAAAATTTTGAAGTTGTCTGTGCTGCTGATGGCCAAAAGGCATGTGAGGCTTTCGATATTGGTTCTTATAGTATCGTCTTATTGGATTTGATGATTCCCCAAATTACAGGTATGAATGTAATGAAGTATATTCGTCAAAAAAGTACGGTGCCAATTATCATCATTTCTGCAAAGGATTCGGATTCCGACAAAACTTTAGGATTGGGCCTTGGCGCGGATGATTATATTACAAAACCGTTTTCCATAACGGAGGTTATGGCGCGTATTAAAGCAAACATACGGAGAAATACCGAATATGCTGCCGTACAGCTAGAGCAAACAAAACTTGTGTGTGGAACATTGGTTATGAACCTGGAAAATCACACCGTCACAAAATTAGGCCAGATTGTCGAACTAACCGCAAAAGAGTTTAATATTTTACGGCTGCTGATGGAAAATCCCAGAAGGGTCTATACAAAGGCTCAAATCTATTCTTTGATCTGGAACGACGCCTATATGGGGGATGAAAATGCCGTCAATGTCCACATTAGCCGTTTACGAACGAAAATTGAGGATGATCCACGAAAGCCGCAAGTTGTTATAACCGTATGGGGGATTGGCTATAAGCTGGGAGAACAGAAATGA
- a CDS encoding HAMP domain-containing histidine kinase gives MSNATIIFLLTICIVILVCIIVYQQFVFHNGTKAKIHEISSKLKELLDTGSDEKVTVFTDNRALIELATQINRMLEDRQKVKVEYRRTEMASKKMLSNISHDVKTPMTVILGYLEIMRLNGTQSNEMLQKIESTARRVMGLITQFFTLAKLEAGDIDMPLERLNANEACRENILDFYELLSQKDFQVELDIPDQALYANANKDALQRIMFNLISNAIRYGGDGKYLGMFLRADQAHIYIDIVDRGRGIEKEFAASVFDRLFTMEDSRNSAMQGNGLGLTIAKNLALQLGGDITLESHPHQKTVFTITLKKMAY, from the coding sequence ATGAGCAATGCGACAATTATCTTTTTATTGACCATCTGTATTGTGATTTTAGTCTGTATCATTGTGTATCAGCAGTTTGTATTCCATAACGGAACAAAAGCAAAAATACATGAGATCAGCAGCAAATTGAAGGAACTTCTTGACACCGGTAGCGACGAAAAGGTGACCGTCTTTACTGATAATAGGGCACTGATAGAGCTTGCGACACAAATCAATCGAATGTTAGAAGATCGGCAGAAAGTAAAAGTGGAGTATCGGCGGACTGAAATGGCATCCAAAAAGATGTTATCTAACATTTCCCACGACGTTAAAACACCCATGACAGTGATTCTTGGCTATTTGGAGATTATGCGTCTAAACGGAACCCAAAGTAATGAAATGTTGCAAAAGATAGAAAGCACTGCTCGTCGGGTAATGGGATTGATTACACAGTTCTTTACGCTTGCTAAATTAGAGGCTGGCGATATAGATATGCCATTGGAGCGTTTGAATGCGAACGAAGCCTGCCGGGAAAATATTTTGGATTTCTATGAACTCCTTTCACAAAAAGACTTTCAAGTTGAACTCGACATACCCGATCAAGCGTTGTATGCAAATGCCAATAAAGATGCGTTACAAAGAATAATGTTCAATTTAATTTCCAATGCAATTCGCTATGGCGGCGATGGAAAATATTTAGGTATGTTTCTGCGGGCAGATCAGGCACATATCTATATAGACATTGTGGACAGGGGCCGTGGAATTGAAAAAGAATTTGCTGCGTCTGTTTTTGATCGACTGTTTACAATGGAAGATTCTCGAAATAGCGCCATGCAAGGAAATGGTCTTGGTCTGACGATTGCAAAAAACCTTGCATTGCAGTTGGGTGGTGATATTACTTTAGAAAGTCATCCGCACCAGAAAACGGTTTTCACTATTACGCTCAAGAAAATGGCCTATTAA
- a CDS encoding ABC transporter ATP-binding protein — translation MPFILQTNGLTKKIGSKTLVTDVNIHIPKGEIYGFLGPNGAGKTTVMKMITNLWKPTSGTIEVFGEVLTPKSYEVLKRMGSIIEFPTFYDHMTGRENLQLHCEYMGYYNVDSVESALQMLDLTAAADQPVKSYSLGMKERLGIARAIMCKPELLILDEPTNGLDPAGMKQIRDLLKTLCSEYGITVMISSHILSEVESIADTIGIIHRGKMMKEIRMQDIEEMNLNYVELSVTDEKRAAYVLTEKLGLQNFKILDSGKIRIYDHAASTQQLTKILALNDVEVVSIGKKSETLEDYFLKLTGEVKYHA, via the coding sequence ATGCCATTTATTTTACAAACAAACGGGCTTACTAAAAAGATCGGTAGTAAGACACTTGTCACTGATGTTAATATTCATATCCCCAAAGGGGAAATTTATGGTTTTCTCGGTCCTAACGGAGCTGGTAAAACCACGGTGATGAAGATGATTACTAACCTTTGGAAACCTACCAGTGGTACGATTGAGGTGTTTGGAGAGGTATTGACGCCAAAATCCTATGAAGTCTTAAAAAGAATGGGAAGTATCATCGAGTTCCCAACCTTTTATGACCACATGACCGGGCGTGAGAATTTACAGCTTCATTGTGAGTATATGGGCTATTACAATGTTGACAGTGTTGAGAGTGCGCTGCAAATGTTGGACTTGACCGCAGCCGCCGATCAGCCGGTCAAGAGTTATTCCCTCGGCATGAAAGAACGCCTCGGAATTGCAAGAGCCATTATGTGCAAGCCAGAACTGCTTATTCTCGACGAACCCACAAACGGCCTTGATCCAGCAGGGATGAAACAGATCCGTGATTTATTAAAAACACTTTGTTCGGAGTACGGCATTACCGTTATGATTTCAAGTCACATTTTATCTGAAGTGGAGAGTATTGCGGATACAATTGGTATTATCCATCGCGGAAAAATGATGAAAGAAATTCGTATGCAAGATATTGAGGAAATGAACCTCAATTATGTGGAGCTTTCTGTAACGGATGAAAAGCGGGCTGCCTATGTCTTGACTGAAAAGTTGGGTCTGCAAAATTTTAAGATTCTTGACAGCGGTAAAATTCGCATATATGACCATGCAGCGTCTACCCAGCAGTTGACGAAAATACTGGCTCTGAATGATGTCGAAGTTGTGAGCATTGGAAAGAAATCTGAAACGCTGGAGGACTACTTCTTGAAGCTGACCGGGGAGGTGAAATATCATGCTTAA
- a CDS encoding sigma factor-like helix-turn-helix DNA-binding protein yields the protein MKKVNLRDLYPDVYKNDHFVEVTEDVLETIRAAERAEAAYDRRMYRYKAHYSLDCDNGIENAILMKPQTPEMLLEEKQLREQLYTAVMALPEKQAKRIYARYYLGMRVSEIAAAEDVDPSRVRDSIRRGLKQLAKYF from the coding sequence ATGAAGAAAGTCAATCTTAGGGACTTATATCCCGATGTTTACAAAAATGATCACTTTGTAGAAGTAACGGAAGATGTGCTGGAGACGATCCGAGCCGCTGAGCGCGCAGAGGCTGCCTATGACCGGAGGATGTATCGCTATAAGGCGCATTACTCCCTGGACTGTGACAATGGCATTGAAAATGCGATCCTGATGAAGCCCCAGACACCGGAAATGCTTTTGGAGGAAAAGCAGCTGCGGGAGCAGCTCTATACCGCAGTGATGGCTCTGCCGGAGAAGCAGGCTAAGCGGATCTATGCCCGGTATTACCTGGGGATGCGTGTAAGCGAGATTGCCGCAGCGGAGGATGTAGATCCAAGCCGTGTTCGTGACAGTATCCGGCGTGGTCTGAAGCAGCTGGCAAAGTATTTTTAG
- a CDS encoding HAMP domain-containing sensor histidine kinase: MRSFASYISKHLASFAAFILILLFLNAVVFSLTFQKIVTEDYGNSSPQSMLEMTAAAATPERLLDNAVQKLRQNHIWAIYLNADGQCYWSVDLPDEVPESYTIQDVALFSKGYIEDYPVFVWNTDDGLLVLGYPKDSYTKLTSNYYSISALRRLPVFVLGMLGLDVLCLFCAYYFSKRKIIRNTEPIVSAVETLADGKPVSLHISGELSEIANSVNKASSILNRQNEARANWISGVSHDIRTPLSMIMGYAGRIAENESASQTIQEQAEIVRKQSVKIKELVQDLNLVSQLEYEMQPLHKEMVRLSKLLRSYVADLLNMGISDSYNIGIEIATDAENTMLECDARLISRAVNNLVQNSMKHNPLGCRILLSLRRMENTIQLIVQDDGIGLSEEKLQELKEKPHYLESTDERLDLRHGLGLVLVRQIVAAHEGTMTIDSKINCGCKIILTFDSIDTIPKAHLS, translated from the coding sequence ATGAGATCATTTGCAAGTTATATATCGAAACATCTTGCGTCTTTTGCTGCCTTTATCCTGATATTGCTGTTTCTTAACGCAGTAGTATTTAGTCTAACTTTTCAAAAGATTGTGACTGAGGATTATGGAAATTCTTCCCCGCAATCTATGTTGGAAATGACTGCTGCCGCCGCTACACCGGAGCGATTATTAGACAATGCGGTACAAAAGCTCCGGCAGAATCATATTTGGGCAATTTATCTCAACGCTGATGGACAATGTTATTGGTCGGTTGATTTGCCCGATGAAGTGCCGGAAAGTTACACTATTCAAGATGTCGCATTGTTTTCAAAAGGATATATTGAAGATTATCCGGTTTTTGTCTGGAACACCGATGATGGACTGTTGGTATTGGGTTATCCAAAAGACAGCTATACAAAACTCACCAGCAATTACTATTCCATTTCAGCACTTCGACGGCTCCCCGTCTTTGTGCTTGGAATGTTGGGATTGGATGTACTGTGCCTCTTTTGTGCCTATTATTTCTCCAAACGCAAAATCATCCGTAATACCGAACCGATTGTGTCTGCTGTGGAAACTTTAGCAGACGGAAAGCCGGTTTCACTTCATATCAGCGGCGAACTATCGGAAATTGCCAATAGCGTGAACAAGGCTTCTTCTATTTTGAACAGACAAAATGAGGCGCGGGCGAACTGGATCAGCGGTGTTTCCCATGACATCCGCACGCCGCTCTCCATGATTATGGGGTATGCGGGCCGCATTGCGGAAAATGAATCTGCCAGCCAGACCATCCAAGAACAGGCTGAAATAGTACGGAAGCAAAGCGTAAAAATTAAAGAACTGGTGCAGGATTTGAATTTAGTCTCACAGTTGGAATATGAAATGCAGCCACTTCACAAAGAGATGGTTCGCTTATCCAAATTGCTGCGATCCTATGTAGCAGACCTATTGAACATGGGAATTTCCGATAGCTATAATATTGGAATTGAAATTGCTACTGATGCTGAAAACACTATGTTAGAATGTGATGCCAGATTGATTTCACGAGCCGTGAATAATCTTGTTCAAAATAGTATGAAGCACAACCCGCTGGGATGTAGGATTCTGTTATCTTTAAGACGGATGGAAAATACCATTCAGCTTATTGTGCAAGACGATGGTATAGGACTCTCTGAAGAAAAACTACAAGAACTAAAAGAAAAACCTCATTATTTAGAAAGCACAGATGAGCGCTTAGATCTTCGACATGGGCTGGGTCTTGTTTTGGTTCGACAAATTGTAGCGGCACATGAAGGGACTATGACCATTGACAGTAAGATTAACTGTGGATGTAAAATCATCTTGACTTTTGACTCTATAGATACAATCCCAAAAGCCCACTTGAGTTAA